A stretch of Elgaria multicarinata webbii isolate HBS135686 ecotype San Diego chromosome 5, rElgMul1.1.pri, whole genome shotgun sequence DNA encodes these proteins:
- the WDR4 gene encoding tRNA (guanine-N(7)-)-methyltransferase non-catalytic subunit WDR4, whose amino-acid sequence METADATSSPTPGLAVCGDLMVATGGTKLLAARYKEPSNDDLFIYDCTTSKGSQENQGKDGKSANKASNDILACAFSSSGTYFALTDDNKRLILFRTKPCWEFLSVRSVVRRCTSLIITAAEDKILVGDKSGDVYSFSVTEPENTGTTELGHLSLLLDVALSPDDQYILTADRDEKIRVSLTGAPHNIVSFCLGHREFVSRIFVIPNYPDLLLSASGDCTLRLWEYKSGKEVHCCQLNSMAICEATTNEQKYAVSRIAYCCEGNYIAILYDCLPAVSIFQLDTGAQNLTYKQHISLNHNGWGIAFEETGGLWVLQEDKQAPLLFYQPVDGQWQPAAEAKGLMKMSKYIRDNWIVFEGCVGKGSCYQNLYKSSFDNMAVYLQKKEERLQQHKTKRKDPQRESNGQTKKVRTDAPSL is encoded by the exons CAATGATGACCTTTTCATTTATGACTGCACCACAAGCAAGGGATCTCAGGAAAATCAAGG aaaggatGGAAAGTCTGCAAATAAAGCAAGTAATGATATCCTTGCCTGCGCATTTTCTTCATCAGGAACGTACTTTGCCCTGACTGATGACAACAAACGACTGATTCTTTTTCGTACAAAGCCTTGTTGGGAATTTCTGAGTGTAAG ATCTGTTGTTAGAAGATGTACTTCCTTGATTATAACAGCAGCAGAAGATAAGATTCTAGTTGGTGACAAATCTGGCGATGTCTATTCTTTCTCAGTCACAGAACCGGAAAACACAGGGACAACTGAACTTGGACACTTGTCCCTTCTGTTGGATGTG GCACTGAGTCCCGATGACCAGTACATCTTAACTGCTGACCGCGATGAGAAGATCCGAGTTAGTTTGACTGGAGCACCACATAACATTGTGTCCTTCTGCCTGGGCCACAGAGA ATTTGTCAGCAGAATATTCGTAATACCAAACTATCCCGATCTCCTCTTATCAGCTTCTGGG GATTGTACACTGAGGCTCTGGGAATACAAAAGTGGGAAAGAAGTACATTGCTGTCAACTGAATAGTATGGCTATATGTGAAGCCACCACAAATGAGCAG AAATACGCTGTCTCAAGAATAGCTTATTGTTGTGAAGGAAATTACATTGCCATTTTATATGACTG TCTTCCCGCAGTATCCATCTTCCAGCTTGACACTGGTGCTCAGAACCTCACTTACAAACAACACATCTCCCTGAACCACAATGGCTGGGGCATTGCTTTTGAGGAAACAGGTGGACTCTGGGTTCTGCAGGAGGACAAGCAGGCGCCTCTTCTTTTCTACCAACCTGTGGATGGACAATGGCAG CCTGCTGCTGAAGCAAAAggattgatgaaaatgtcaaagtACATACGTGACAACTGGATAGTGTTTGAAG GCTGTGTTGGCAAAGGAAGCTGCTATCAAAATCTCTACAAGTCTTCTTTTGATAACATGGCTGTTTACCTCcaaaagaaagaggagagacTTCAGCAGCACAAGACTAAGAGGAAGGACCCGCAGCGTGAATCAAATGGGCAGACAAAGAAGGTCAGAACAGATGCACCTTCCTTATGA